Genomic segment of Bacteroides stercoris ATCC 43183:
ACTATATTTCAATAATTTCAAAGAACTATTTATCCACTTTTACGGGACAGTAGTGATTTGCAATATAAAAATATTTAGAATAGAGAAATTATGAAGTTAGCCATTGATTTAGGTGGTACTAATATAAGGATAGCACAAGTGGCGGAAGGAAAGTGTTTGAAAAGGAATTCGGTTGCTTGTTTGGCTACACAAGATGTTGATGTGATCTTGACGCAGCTTTTTGAACTTATTGAACCTATGATAGGTGAGACTGTTGAGGGGATTGGTATTGGTGTACCGTCGATCGTTGATACAGTTCATGGTATAGTGTATGATGCGATGAATATTGCTTCGTGGAAAGAAGTGCATTTAAAGGAACTGCTGGAGGAGAAGTTTGGCTTACCAGTGGCTGTCAATAATGATTCTAATTGTTTTGCTTTGGGAGAAAGTCTTTTTGGAAGCGGGCGACTTTATGAAAATATGGTGGGTATTACTATCGGTACCGGAATAGGGCTGGGAATCATTATTCATCATAGTTTGTACGGAGGGGGATATGCCGGTGCA
This window contains:
- a CDS encoding ROK family protein, with product MKLAIDLGGTNIRIAQVAEGKCLKRNSVACLATQDVDVILTQLFELIEPMIGETVEGIGIGVPSIVDTVHGIVYDAMNIASWKEVHLKELLEEKFGLPVAVNNDSNCFALGESLFGSGRLYENMVGITIGTGIGLGIIIHHSLYGGGYAGAGELGALPYLEADYEYYCSSGFFKRRNTTGAAESEKALKGDNDALLLWQEFGGHIGQLVKAVLFAYSPQLIVLGGGIATAFPLFKEAMYETLKDFPYPRVVADVKIVSSQLQDAGLLGASALLG